One segment of Ziziphus jujuba cultivar Dongzao chromosome 12, ASM3175591v1 DNA contains the following:
- the LOC112493081 gene encoding cytochrome P450 CYP749A22, with translation MSALGNLVIIFLSFLGLCFLWTFIKVVHKLWWRPTRMQKLMRSRGIKGPSYRFIHGNTKEILYMKNKAMEKPMSLSHNILPTVQPHIASWVKIYGKNYLQWYGTEAQLVVTEPEMIKEIFNNIHGAFPKFELHPLIKKIIGDGIINSEGEKWTKYRKLSNHAFHGESLKGLSPAMITSVENMLERWKSYEGKEIEVYEEFRLFTSDVILRTAFENNYQKGKNIFETLVRLIVLASDNIYKLRFPGISEFFKTNSQIELDMLDSQVGNNIIEVIKERERKVITGKEDNFGSDFLGLLLKAHHNAADNERISIKTVVGECKTFYSAGQETTNSLLAWVVLLLAIHKDWQEELRNEVLNLFGKQNPNPDNFAKLKKMGMVFNETLRLYPPAISLKRKVEREVRVGKYILPANLNLFLSALPVHHDSKIWGEDVHEFKPERFSQGVVGATNNNPAAFFPFGMGPRNCVGSNFAIVESKIALCMILQRYSFTLSPTYVHMPYHLVTTRPMYGIQVILEPL, from the exons ATGAGTGCCTTGGGAAATCttgtaataattttcttaaGCTTTCTGGGTCTGTGTTTTCTATGGACTTTCATCAAAGTGGTTCACAAACTATGGTGGCGTCCTACTCGTATGCAGAAGCTGATGCGTTCACGAGGAATCAAAGGCCCTTCTTACAGATTCATCCATGGAAATACCAAAGAAATTTTGTATATGAAAAACAAAGCTATGGAAAAACCCATGAGTTTATCCCACAACATATTGCCAACGGTTCAGCCTCACATTGCTTCTTGGGTCAAAATATACG GAAAGAATTATCTGCAATGGTATGGAACAGAAGCTCAACTCGTTGTTACAGAACCAGAAATGATAAAAGAGATATTCAATAATATACACGGAGCTTTCCCAAAATTCGAGTTACATCCCTTGATAAAGAAGATAATAGGAGATGGTATTATAAACAGTGAAGGTGAGAAATGGACAAAATACAGGAAATTGTCCAATCATGCCTTTCATGGAGAGAGTTTGAAA GGTCTGAGTCCTGCAATGATCACTAGCGTCGAGAATATGCTGGAAAGGTGGAAATCATATGAAGGTAAAGAGATCGAAGTTTATGAAGAATTCAGATTGTTTACTTCCGATGTGATTTTAAGAACAGCATTtgagaataattaccaaaaagggAAGAACATTTTTGAGACACTGGTGAGGTTGATCGTGTTAGCATCGGATAATATTTACAAACTAAGATTTCCTGGCATCAG CGAATTCTTCAAAACCAACAGCCAGATTGAATTAGACATGCTTGATTCACAAGTTGGCAATAACATTATAGAGGTGATCAAGGAAAGAGAAAGGAAGGTGATAACAGGAAAAGAAGACAATTTCGGGAGTGATTTTCTTGGATTACTTTTGAAGGCTCACCATAATGCCGCCGACAACGAGAGGATTTCAATAAAAACTGTGGTCGGTGAATGCAAAACATTTTATTCAGCTGGACAAGAAACCACTAATTCTTTACTCGCCTGGGTTGTTTTACTTCTAGCAATCCACAAAGATTGGCAAGAAGAACTTAGAAATGAGGTGTTGAATTTATTTGGGAAACAAAACCCAAATCCAGATAACTttgccaaattaaaaaaa ATGGGCATGGTCTTCAATGAAACTCTCAGATTATATCCTCCTGCAATTAGTTTGAAAAGAAAAGTTGAAAGGGAAGTTAGAGTGGGAAAGTATATTCTTCCTGCTAATCTGAATCTGTTTCTCTCAGCTTTACCAGTTCACCATGACTCTAAAATTTGGGGAGAAGATGTTCATGAATTCAAACCAGAGAGATTCTCACAAGGGGTTGTTGGGGCTACCAACAACAACCCAGCTGCATTTTTCCCCTTTGGAATGGGACCACGAAATTGTGTGGGGTCTAACTTTGCCATCGTTGAGTCAAAGATCGCTCTTTGCATGATTCTTCAACGCTATAGCTTCACTCTTTCTCCAACCTATGTCCACATGCCCTATCATCTGGTTACTACTCGTCCAATGTATGGAATTCAAGTAATACTGGAACCTCTTTAA
- the LOC132799158 gene encoding cytochrome P450 CYP749A22-like, protein MSALGNLVIIFLSFLGLCFLWTFIKVVHKLWWRPTRMQKLMRSRGIKGPSYRFIHGNTKEILYMKNKAMEKPMSLSHNILPTVQPHIASWVKIYGKNYLQWYGTEAQLVVTEPEMIKEILNNIHGAFPKFELHPLIKKIIGDGIINSEGEKWAKYRKLSNHAFHGESLKGMSPAMITSVENMLERWKSYEGKEIEVYEEFRLFTSDVISRTAFGNNYQKGKNIFETLVRLTVLAADNIYNLRFPGISEFFKTDNQIELDMLDSQVRNDIIEVIKERERKVITGKEDNFGSDFLGLLLKAHHNAADNERISIKTVVDECKTFYSAGQETTNSLLAWVVLLLAIHKDWQEELRNEVFNLFGKQNPNPDNFAKLKKMGMVFNETLRLYPPSISLKRKVEREVRVGKYILPANLNLFLSALPVHHDSKIWGEDVHEFKPERFSQGVVGATNNNPAAFFPFGMGPRNCVGSNFAIIESKIALCMILQRYSFTLSPTYVHMPYHLATTRPMYGIQVILEPL, encoded by the exons ATGAGTGCCTTGGGAAATCttgtaataattttcttaaGCTTTCTGGGTCTGTGTTTTCTATGGACTTTCATCAAAGTGGTTCACAAACTATGGTGGCGTCCTACTCGTATGCAGAAGCTGATGCGTTCACGAGGAATCAAAGGCCCTTCTTACAGATTCATCCATGGAAATACCAAAGAAATTTTGTATATGAAAAACAAAGCTATGGAAAAACCCATGAGTTTATCCCACAACATATTGCCAACGGTTCAGCCTCACATTGCTTCTTGGGTCAAAATATACG GAAAGAATTATCTGCAATGGTATGGAACAGAAGCTCAACTCGTTGTTACAGAACCAGAAATGATAAAAGAGATACTTAATAATATACACGGAGCTTTCCCAAAATTCGAGTTACATCCCTTGATAAAGAAGATAATAGGAGATGGTATTATAAACAGTGAAGGTGAGAAATGGGCAAAATACAGGAAATTGTCCAATCATGCCTTTCATGGAGAGAGTTTGAAA GGTATGAGTCCTGCAATGATCACTAGCGTCGAGAATATGCTGGAAAGGTGGAAATCATACGAAGGTAAAGAGATCGAAGTTTATGAAGAATTCAGATTGTTTACTTCCGATGTGATTTCGAGAACAGCATTTgggaataattaccaaaaagggAAGAACATTTTTGAGACGCTGGTGAGGTTGACCGTATTAGCAGCGGATAATATTTACAATCTAAGATTTCCTGGCATCAG CGAATTCTTCAAAACCGACAACCAGATTGAATTAGACATGCTTGATTCACAAGTTCGCAATGACATTATAGAGGTGATCAAGGAAAGAGAAAGGAAGGTGATAACTGGAAAAGAAGACAATTTTGGGAGTGATTTTCTTGGATTACTTTTGAAGGCTCACCATAATGCTGCCGACAACGAGAGGATTTCAATAAAAACTGTGGTCGATGAATGCAAAACATTTTATTCAGCTGGACAAGAAACCACTAATTCTTTACTCGCCTGGGTTGTTTTACTTCTAGCAATCCACAAAGATTGGCAAGAAGAACTTAGAAATGAGGTGTTCAATTTATTTGGGAAACAAAACCCAAATCCAGATAACTTTGCCAAATTAAAAAAG ATGGGCATGGTCTTCAATGAAACTCTGAGATTATATCCTCCTTCAATTAGTTTGAAAAGAAAAGTTGAAAGGGAAGTTAGAGTGGGGAAGTATATTCTTCCTGCTAATCTGAATCTGTTTCTCTCAGCTTTACCAGTTCACCATGACTCTAAAATTTGGGGAGAAGATGTTCATGAATTCAAACCAGAGAGATTCTCACAAGGGGTTGTTGGGGCTACCAACAACAACCCAGCTGCATTTTTCCCCTTTGGAATGGGACCACGAAATTGTGTGGGGTCTAACTTTGCCATCATTGAGTCAAAGATCGCTCTTTGCATGATTCTTCAACGCTATAGCTTCACTCTTTCTCCAACCTATGTCCACATGCCCTATCATCTCGCTACTACTCGTCCAATGTATGGAATTCAAGTAATACTGGAACCTCTTTAA